The DNA sequence GTTGATTATGGTGTTAGTCTAGAAATGGAAGGCTTGGCATCCCAATTAAACTCTATTTTTCACTCGCCCGAGTATCCGTGTATTAGCACACCCACCTATTTTCTCTCTGGATGATCATATGCAGTCAAAGTCCAAATTACTCATTCCCTGACCAAATTATGTAACCTTAATGTTTATTATCTCAATGTGTTCCTTTTGGCAGGAAATAATACATgtaagtggtaaaacctttgaaGGAGTTGTGTGATAGTAATCCACAATTTCATTGTAGTGTTGCTTTTGTAAAGTGAGGGAAGAAAATGCAAAAAGACAGTGAGACTCATTCAGTTTTTAAGCCACATCTGTCTATGAAAATAGAGCCGCAAAGGATCACTCCCCGTTTGCCTAAGTGTGTTAGCACCCATTGGCAACAAAAAAATCCTCAAACTTGGTTTCAATGGACAAAATCTCCCAAACGTGGCAAAATGTTGCATGTTTTGCTCAaacttgtttttctaatcttttTACATGTACAGGTTAGAGGTCACATTAATGACCCAAAACTTTGATTCTTATTATTATATCGCAAAATACTAGCATTttgacgagggggggggggggggggggcagacttTTGTATGTGTATGCCACCCatcttatttgattttttttcagctaCCTTTCTCTTTTTGAGCTTTCAATCTAAACATACGCGGCATGTGAAACAAAGAAACGCACTATGCCGCTCTTTCGCCGTCGTATTACAGTCGAGTTTGCTAAGAGTTATTCAACATCTGTTGGATGGGATATGGGTTTAACAGTACTGTCACACACATAATGATGCCTGTCAGATTTGAAAATACCCAACTGTGACGAGGGATTTAAGATGAGAGCGGACTGGCAGGGGCGCTGGGAACGCGGGCTAATACATTTTGGTTCGTGTTTGTGAAGCGGCAGCGACTGCCGCATAAATGAGAATGAGCGGTTGCTTCGACGGTAATGTGCTGTTGGCTAAAGTGACTGTACAATTATGGAGAATGGAAGCTTGCACCACATGCGCAAGGCTGAAAACGAGAAATGTAACATGTGATTACTTGCCCGGGCAGAGAACATATAAATGCCAAGGGTACAAACGCAGCTTTGTAGCATTTTCGGAGCAGCTTTATTCAAACTCgatttttctctttttgtttacttaAGCATCTGCGAGAGGTCGTCTCTAATTTACAAGCAAATTACTTGCGTTTACAGTTGTTTTTTATAGTCTTAACCCTTTTTCAGAATAAGGTTTGAGGACGCATGCTGAAGGCAGGTGGAATGAAAGTACAAGACTCATCACAGAAGAAGAAgggcaacagtttttttttttgtcactcacacacgtacacgcgcgcgcacacacacgcgcaccgtCATACGTGGAACTCGAACTCACAGTGTCGGCACACAAGGCAAGCAAGTGCACCCCAACACCATCAGCGACTCCGCTAGAGGGGCAACAGGTGATGTTCATAACGAGATAAGAGCGACATGAACGTAAAACCAAAACAGAAGCACGCCCAACATGAATCCGCAAACCAACAATTAGGGGCCAAGTTTACACTCACATCACACAGATTCGGCTCAATCTAAAGGGCATTGAGGGCAACGTTGTGCAGTGGGAGtgagataaacaaataaaattaaaaacacatttaacgGAAGACAGATGTTGCTAACGTGATCGAAATATATAACATTTTTATCATATAAAAAAAGTGCTGCCCAATAAGCCCAAATATTTGTTGACTATACAAATGAAAACACAAGTTCACCCTCTATTTATATTTAAAGGAATTTAATGAAGGAAAAGGTAAATATAAAAGTTTCTCAATGGTAGTGAAAGCAAACTACAAAATCTGGCTTTCCTGTAAGTTAATGTAAATAATTGAAAAGACAAAAGTTCAGCTGAGAAACATATGAATTGAGTCGGACTTCATACATACATACTTCGTATGCTGCGATTAGCTTCTTCAGTGCATCACAACTGTagcatgtttgtgtttttagtGTATTGAGATGAATGCAAAACTTTGCTAAAGTCTGGCAAGATCATGTTTGCGTCTGAATTTCCGGCAAATCTCCCCGTTGAGGGTAAATGACAAGTCCTTGAGCATCTGTAAGACAAGCGAAGGCATTCGAGGGAATCTTGTCCACTGCCAACAGGTTATTTTCTAAGTGGACTGACGCTAAGGTGGAGCCAGAATTTCTGGGGTGACACACTCCCCAGCGCTTCACCAGCCTGTAAACACCAATTATTGCAAATTAcaactttgaaaataaaaaaaaataaaaatgcgatCGCACCTGATATAGTTGTTGTCCAGCCTCAGCACTTGCAGGTTCTTAAACTGTCGAACCCAACGAGGGACCTCCCCCAGGTAGTTGTCGTCCAACAGGAGCTCAACGAGCGAACGGAACGTTCCAACAAAAGAGCCCCGATCGACGTCCTCGTCCGTCAAGGCGTTGTGAGACAGATGAAgtgagcgtaagccgggccgcaGGTGGCGGAAAACCTGAGCGGGGATGTGGGTGATGTTGTTATTTTGGAGCTTCAGTTTGAGGAGACGGCGAGGAAGATTCATGGCCATCGATGTTAGCTGGTTGTGAGACAGGTCCAAGACTTCAAGTctcctgtggaaaaaaaatccttcagtCTGGATTTAAATAAAAGAAATCTCTAATTTGAGTTTAAAACTCTTACCCAatgttgaaaccctactttgaaaattaactttaatttgaaaccttaacctttGATCTCCAATCTGAGTTTAAAATCCTACTTTGAACCCCTAATGTGAGTTTGAAACCACAAATCTACTTTTAACCCCCTTCTTTGAAACCCCAAGTagtttaaaataaatcaaacttgTTGCTAGTTGATTTCATGAACACTCATTCAGCCAATTCAAATCTAACAGTTGTTAATTTGTTAATATCTGTAGTGGAAAACACACTTTTAGCAGTGTGttgcatgaaaaaaatatatataacaaaatATAATGCGTCATTTTTAATGGATGTCCTGTATTTGTCTCGTTTTGCATCGCTTAGCAATTTATACTGTGCTTTTTCTCTGCAGTTTTGCTCTCTCAGAAGCTCCAGACGTGGTTCAGAAGAATCCCAGGGAGCAATGGAAAAAGCCACAGGAATTAACTATATTTATACacgactcacacacacaaactcacacaccCTCACAATCACATTGAGACATGCAATTGCCCTCGCTTACACGGCTACTCATCTCCACACACACATGGTCAACCTTCAGCCTGAGAATCTGTGAGCCTGTCATTGTGAAAGAGGGGAGAGGGTTGGGGGGGGACAAAAGTACATAATTCATTTTGACTGACGCCGATGATGGGAACTCAAAATGAACTATTGTAAGCTCTAATTTGTATCGTTTTCTTTCTTggctgcgtgtgtgcatgtatgcatCATAGCTTGATGTGTAGGGACTGATATCATGAATAGTAAATGATCTCTGTCAGTGAAGGTTTCTTTGGCTGCCACAAGTTAAAACCGCAATCAAAATGCATGCAGTAGCATAATGTATAAGACACTGGCCTACCCCCTTGTGCCTGACACGGGAACTGCAGTATGATGTATGAaaaaatgtatgtgtgtgtatatatatatatatatatatatatatatatatatattgtaaagGTCGTGAAACAATAATTATGGATGAATTTACTGAAGGCGGGTCCAGACATGTTGTGCAAGGCCGTCTTCACGCAGAAGGTTATGACTCAGCTCCAACGTTTTCAAATTACTGCAGCCCCTGAGTGCCTCTTCTGTCAGCGCTTCTATCAGATTTTCATCCATATCTAAAGTCTGTTTGAAAGAAGGACAGAAAGAATGAATGAcaaatctatccatccatccgtatAAACGTGGTGGTGTTGGTTGAACTTTGAAAGGAAGAACTTTTGCACCTGCAGAGAACGGGGAAGGCCCCGAGGGAGAGAGCGAAAGCGATTGTTCTCCAGTGTGAGGTGCCGAAGCCCCTTGAGCGGTTTAAACGCTCCGAGTGACACGCCACCCTCATGCAGACCGTTGCCTTCCAGCTCCAGTTTTATCAGGTTCGCCAACCCTAAAGGTGACAAAGCTATCATTTAAATCAATTCCCATGTGGAAACTTACTTGCTCTTTGATGTACATGGACGTGATGTTGACCTGCGAAGCATTGATGGAACAAGGTGCCTAGCTTGTTGTTGTTCACACTTAGTTCTTCAAGAGCCGGCGGCAGTGCTGGGATCATTGTGAGCTGGTTGCCATCTAAGTTCAGCTTTTTCAGAGAGGTCAAGTTCTAAAGAGCACACATCAGAAAGAGCAGTGAAAAGGCCAAAGAACAAAATAAATGCTTGTCTTGAACGCCA is a window from the Syngnathus scovelli strain Florida chromosome 2, RoL_Ssco_1.2, whole genome shotgun sequence genome containing:
- the LOC125988899 gene encoding extracellular matrix protein 2-like, with the translated sequence MPQLWLVLILLSGTVLSGQSLSHDEEVGLEPKSLKHEETATKETGIDTRMKLSDSDLSPLEGEGRGDNPVLMVTEEQNQELLKADRQRRGAWWKRKHAAKVDSFAYRIAGLGRRLVGWRMSKKGEESSMLMAVLKAFHDEKRQLMDQEKAHGKQEEEEEEEDDDDDDDDDDDDDDEEEEEDEEEEEEEEEGEEGNEEGKEEEEEEEEEEGEEEEATEAPGNQSETTSISPESPVGQCQTDNTEINCRDVGMAHLPIIHNLEVTKLDVGDNNIRVIPSDIFSGMPKLESLDLSKNQLDDDSFSQKPLSNLTSLKKLNLDGNQLTMIPALPPALEELSVNNNKLGTLFHQCFAGLANLIKLELEGNGLHEGGVSLGAFKPLKGLRHLTLENNRFRSLPRGLPRSLQTLDMDENLIEALTEEALRGCSNLKTLELSHNLLREDGLAQHVWTRLQRLEVLDLSHNQLTSMAMNLPRRLLKLKLQNNNITHIPAQVFRHLRPGLRSLHLSHNALTDEDVDRGSFVGTFRSLVELLLDDNYLGEVPRWVRQFKNLQVLRLDNNYIRLVKRWGVCHPRNSGSTLASVHLENNLLAVDKIPSNAFACLTDAQGLVIYPQRGDLPEIQTQT